A stretch of DNA from Cannabis sativa cultivar Pink pepper isolate KNU-18-1 chromosome X, ASM2916894v1, whole genome shotgun sequence:
TAGAGTGAAAACACGAGAGCAAGTGTATCAATTCTTGAGTGAAACACGTGAGGGAGTGCTTGTGAGGATTCTAACCTTGTTTTGCAGAGTCTAAACATGTGCAATAATCAAGAAGAACACTTAACCGAAGAATTTCGACAACCCCCAACTCCGAACCTCCAAATGCAAGCATTGTTAGGGGAGATGAGGCGTATGTTGAGGGCTGAATTAGAACCTATTCAAGAGAGGTTGGACAGGGTAGAAGCGGGAACTCGTAGGAGACAGCCACAAGACATCCACAATAATGGACGTGGTCCGTGGCGGAATGTTGAGGAAGAGGTGGAGTCGGAGGAGTTTGATGAGCCATATATGAACCGGGGCAGGTTTGAACGTGG
This window harbors:
- the LOC115702564 gene encoding uncharacterized protein LOC115702564 encodes the protein MCNNQEEHLTEEFRQPPTPNLQMQALLGEMRRMLRAELEPIQERLDRVEAGTRRRQPQDIHNNGRGPWRNVEEEVESEEFDEPYMNRGRFERGYGNREARMGRPRRDNDLGNIKIKIPSFQGKNDPEAYLEWETKMEMVFDCHNYSEIKQVKLAAIEFTDYAIVWWDQLLINRRRNREPPVDT